CGCCCCGCTGGCCCAGCAGGCTCAGCAGCAGGGGGAGGGCCATGTGCAGGAGCCGCTGGACACTGTCCGCGTTCAGGCCGCCCCCCACCTGACCGGCAATCTGCCCTGCCTGACTCCCCAGGAGCGCAGGCGTCAGGAGTTCTCCCGCCTGCTGGAGGTGGGCGGCCCCCTCCGGTTCGGCCAGGGCCGCCTCGACGCTGGCAAAGGCCGGCAGGGACTGCATGGCCTCCGTGACCTGCGCCTGCCCCTGGGGCGTGCGGGCCTGGTCGGCCAGGGCACGCAGTTGCAGCGGCAGACCCTGGCGCAACACCTGCTCGGCCTCGGCGGCGTTCAGACCCGCCTCGCGCCCCAGGCGTTCGGCACCCGCCCCGCCAAAGTAGGATTCCAACAGTTCCAAAAGGTTCATTCCGCCTCCTGCAAGCGTGTACCTCCCGCCTCACCCGAGGCTCGGGAGGGAGCAGCATCTCTGGTGGGTCACAGACCCTGTTCAACGTATCCCAGGCCAGCGCGACCTTCTCATGTTCCGGCATGACCGTTTCCTAAGAAAACGGGCCGGACAGTTTCGCCGCTGTCCGGCCCCCAGGAGAGCTGAGGTCAGGCGCTGGGGCCGTCCGCCTCGTCCCGCGCCCGCTCGACCAGCGTCAGGATGTCGTAGGTCGCCACCAGTTCCTCGTTCTGGTTGGTGATTTCCGCGTGCCACTCGACCACGCCGGTCGGGCGCGTTTCGCCGGGGCGCAGGTCCTTGCGAATCTTGCGCTTGCAGGTGAGGCGGGTGCGGATGGTGTCGCCGATGCCGACTGGCTCCACGAAGCGCAGGTTCTCCAGGCCGTAGTTCGCCAGCACCGGCCCCGGCGCGGGCGACACGAACTGTCCGGCGGCGGCGGAAATCAGGAAGTAGCCGTGCGCCACCCGCTTGCCGAAGATGCCCTCCTTCGCGCCGATGTCGTCCACGTGGGCATAGAAGTGGTCGCCGGTCAGGGCCGCAAAGTTCACGATGTCGGCCTCGGTCACAGTACGGCGGTGCGTCAGCAGGCTGTCCCCGACCTGAATCTCGTCGAAGGTCTTGCGGAAGGGGTGCACCACGTCCTCGCGGACCTCGGCACCAGGGACGTATTCGCGCGTCACAGCGGCGAGGGTGGTCGGGTCGGCCTGCACCGCCACCTTGTTCATGTGGTGCTTGATGCCCGCGATGCCCGCCAGTTCCGCACCGCCGCCCGCGCGACCGGGGCCGCCGTGCAGCAGTTGCGGCAGCGGGGAGCCGTGGCCGGTGCTTTCCTTGGCGTCGTCGCGGTTCAGGATGAGGAGGCGTCCATGGCTGCTCGCCATGCCCATGACCAGTTCGGTAGCCTCCGCGCGGTCGTGGGTCACGATGCTGCCCGCCAGGCTGCCCCGACCCATGCGGGCAAGGTGCGCGGCCTCCTCCAGCGTGTCGTAGGGAAGCAGGGTCGCCACCGGGCCGAAGGCTTCCAACTCGTGCGGCCCCTTCGCCGTCAGGGGCGACTCGCACAGCAGCAGGGTGGGGTCGAGGAAGGCCCCCTTCTCGCGGTCGCCGCCCAACAGGTCGCGTTCCTCGCCGCCGATGACCACGCTCGTCTCGGCCTTCAGGTCGTCCAGCGTCGCCAGCACCCGCTCGCGCTGCTCGGTGCTGACGAGCGCCCCCATCCGCACGTCGTCGCGGGCGGGGTCGCCCACCGTCACCTTGCTCAACTCGGCCCGCAGCGCCGCCACGACCTCCTCCACCCGGTCGCGGGGGACGATGGCGCGGCGGATGGCGGTGCATTTCTGCCCGGCCTTCCCGGTCATCTCGCGGGCCACCTCGCGGACGTAGAGGGCAAATTCGGGGTCCTCGGGGCGCACGGTCAGGCCCAGCACGGAGGCGTTCAGGCTGTCGGCCTCCGTGTTGAAGGGCACGTTGCGGGCGACGATGTTGGGATGCACCCGCAGCTTCTGCGCGGTCGCCGCCGAACCCGTGAAGGCCACCATGTCCTGCTCCTCCAGGTGGTCCAGCAGGTCGCCGGGGTCACCCGTCACCAGTTGCAGGCTGCCTTCCGGGAGCAGGCCCGAGGCGATAATGTCGCGCACCACGCGCTCGGTGAGGTAGGCCGTCTGCGGCGCGGGCTTCACCAGGCTGGGCATCCCGGCGATGAAGGCCGGGGCGAGCTTTTCCAGCATCCCCCACACCGGGAAGTTGTAGGCGTTGATTTGCACCGCCACACCCTCACGCGGCACCAGGAGGTGACGGCCCACGAAGGTGCCGCCCTTGCCCAGCCGCTCCACCTTGCCTTCGGGCAGGAAACGCTCGTCGGGCAGGTCGCGGCGGGCCATGCTCGCATAGTTGAACAGCGTCCCGATGCCGCCCTCGATGTCCACCCAGCCGTCACGGCGGGTCGCGCCGGTCAGCAGGTTGAGCTGGTAGTAGTCCTCCTTGCGCTCCAGCAGCTCCGTCGCCAGCGCCCGCAGCATCCGCGCCCGCGTGTGGAAGGTCAGCCGCCGCAGGGCCGGGCCGCCGACCTCGCGCCCGTAACGCAACGCCTCGGCAAAATCCACCCCCTCGCTGGAGATGACGGCGACGGGGCGGCCATACACGGCATCAACGAGGGTCTGGCCTTCGGCAGGGGCGGTGTGCCAGGTGCCGTAGACGTAGGAGGCGGGGCGGAGGATTTCAGTGGTTGTGGTCATACACGACTCCTTGTGCCAAAGGGCGGTCAGGTGTGGCCCGGCGCAGGCGCATCCCGGGTGGGAGCGTCATCGCTGTTTATCAACGTGATGTCGCTGCCAGCTTCCAGCTTCAGAAGACCGTTTTCACAGCGCAGGCGCACCTCGCCCCCAGCAACCGGGGCATCCGGAGCGCCGCCCGGTCCTATCTCCCCCAGCCTCGGGTACAGGCTGGCCTGCCGGAGTGTCACCTTCAGGTTGACGGCCGAGAGATACACCCGAAGCCCAGAGGAGCCAGCCACGCAGAGGAACGTGGTGGAGTGGGCGCTGTTCAGGGACTTCAGGGCCACACCCCCGGGAAGCTGCCGAACCTGTACCCCAATGGGGGAAGCAGCCCGGCCAGAAGTGCCGAGAAGAATCGCGGCGAGGGCCACCGCACGAGATATGGGGAGGGTGGTCATGGGGACTCCTTGAGGCTGAACTAGAATCACGTATGACCATCAACAACGAGCGTGACCTGGAGGGGATGAAGCAGGCCGGCCAGGTGGTCGCCCGCACGCTTGCAGTGCTGAAGGCCGCGGTAGAACCCGGCATAACGCCCGCCGAACTGGACAAACTGGCCGGACAGATTTTTGCCCAGTATGGGGCGTTCTCGGCTCCTCGCGCGGAGTACGGCGCTCCCGTCAATGTCTTTATCAGCGTCAACGAGGACATTGTTCATGGCCTGCCCACGCACCGCCCTCTTGCAGCAGGCGACGTGGTGTGCATCGACGTGACGCCGAATGTGGGCGGGTACGTCGCTGACGCGGCCGTGACGGTGGCTGTTCCGCCTGTTTCCCCGGTGGCTGCCCGCCTGATGGCCTGTGCCGAAGCGGCATTTGCGGAGGCCATGAAAGTCGCTCGCGCGGGCCGACCGCTGAACGGCATCGGCCGGGCAATTGAAACGGAAGTGGCGCGACGGGGTTTCACGCTGCTCCGCGAATTGCAGGGACATGGCGTAGGCCGGGCCATCCACGAAAAGCCCGACGTGCCGAACTTCTACCACCCGGTACTGAAAAAGCCCCTGCACGAAGGGCTGGTGATTGCCGTGGAACCGATGGTGTCCAGTGGCCGCAACTGGCGCACCAGAACCCTGCGGGACGGTTGGACGCTTTCCACCACCGATGGAGGTATCGCCGCGCACTTTGAACACACCGTCATGATTACCAAGGGTGCGCCGCTGATTCTGACCGCCTGAAATCACACGCTCTTGAACCCCTCGAACGGCTCCCGGCAGCTCTCGCACACGTACAGCCGCTTGCACAGCGTGGGGCCGAAGCTGGCGGTCATCCGCACGTTCAGGGAGCCGCAGCGGGGGCAGCGGGTGGGTTCGGGGTCCAGGGTGATGAGGGGGGAGTCTCCGGCGGGGGCGGGCGGCGCGATGCCGTACCGCCGCAGACGCTCGCGGGCGTCGGGCTGAATCCAGTCTGTCGTCCAGGGGGGGGTGAGGGTGCTGCGGACTTCCACATCCTCCACCCCCAGCGCACGCACCGCCTCACCGATGCTGTCGCGGATGACGTGCAGCGCGGGGCAGCCGGAGAAGGTGGGGGTAAAGGTGACGGAGACGCGCCCGCCGTCCACCGTCACGTCCCGCACCATGCCCATGTCGGTGACGGACACGACGGGGATTTCGGGGTCGGGGACGTGGGCGAGGGCAGCCCAGACTTCGTCTGCGGATGGCGGATGACGGATGGCAGAAGGCTGTTCCTGCCTCTGGCCTTCCGCCTTTTGCCTTCCGCCTTCTGCCCCCATCACCACACCTCGGCGTTCGGCACGGCCCGCGCCACGCTCTGCATCTCGCTCAGCAGGGGGGCGAGGTGTTCGGTGTGTGTAGCGCGTCCGGCAGCGGCATTGGCAGGAGCGTCGGGCAACGTCAGACCGCACTTCCCGGTCAGGTGCGGCACCACCAGCGCCTCCCAGCGTGCCCGCACTCCGGCCAGGTCGGGAAGGATGCCCGCCTCCACCAGCGTTTCCTCGTCCTGCACGGGCTGGAAGAGTTGCGCCGCGAACGGCCACAGCTCATTCAGCGCGTTCTGCGTGCGGCGGTGGCT
Above is a genomic segment from Deinococcus carri containing:
- the paaZ gene encoding phenylacetic acid degradation bifunctional protein PaaZ, with product MTTTTEILRPASYVYGTWHTAPAEGQTLVDAVYGRPVAVISSEGVDFAEALRYGREVGGPALRRLTFHTRARMLRALATELLERKEDYYQLNLLTGATRRDGWVDIEGGIGTLFNYASMARRDLPDERFLPEGKVERLGKGGTFVGRHLLVPREGVAVQINAYNFPVWGMLEKLAPAFIAGMPSLVKPAPQTAYLTERVVRDIIASGLLPEGSLQLVTGDPGDLLDHLEEQDMVAFTGSAATAQKLRVHPNIVARNVPFNTEADSLNASVLGLTVRPEDPEFALYVREVAREMTGKAGQKCTAIRRAIVPRDRVEEVVAALRAELSKVTVGDPARDDVRMGALVSTEQRERVLATLDDLKAETSVVIGGEERDLLGGDREKGAFLDPTLLLCESPLTAKGPHELEAFGPVATLLPYDTLEEAAHLARMGRGSLAGSIVTHDRAEATELVMGMASSHGRLLILNRDDAKESTGHGSPLPQLLHGGPGRAGGGAELAGIAGIKHHMNKVAVQADPTTLAAVTREYVPGAEVREDVVHPFRKTFDEIQVGDSLLTHRRTVTEADIVNFAALTGDHFYAHVDDIGAKEGIFGKRVAHGYFLISAAAGQFVSPAPGPVLANYGLENLRFVEPVGIGDTIRTRLTCKRKIRKDLRPGETRPTGVVEWHAEITNQNEELVATYDILTLVERARDEADGPSA
- the map gene encoding type I methionyl aminopeptidase; amino-acid sequence: MTINNERDLEGMKQAGQVVARTLAVLKAAVEPGITPAELDKLAGQIFAQYGAFSAPRAEYGAPVNVFISVNEDIVHGLPTHRPLAAGDVVCIDVTPNVGGYVADAAVTVAVPPVSPVAARLMACAEAAFAEAMKVARAGRPLNGIGRAIETEVARRGFTLLRELQGHGVGRAIHEKPDVPNFYHPVLKKPLHEGLVIAVEPMVSSGRNWRTRTLRDGWTLSTTDGGIAAHFEHTVMITKGAPLILTA
- the paaD gene encoding 1,2-phenylacetyl-CoA epoxidase subunit PaaD, giving the protein MGAEGGRQKAEGQRQEQPSAIRHPPSADEVWAALAHVPDPEIPVVSVTDMGMVRDVTVDGGRVSVTFTPTFSGCPALHVIRDSIGEAVRALGVEDVEVRSTLTPPWTTDWIQPDARERLRRYGIAPPAPAGDSPLITLDPEPTRCPRCGSLNVRMTASFGPTLCKRLYVCESCREPFEGFKSV